The Neobacillus sp. OS1-2 genome includes a window with the following:
- the copZ gene encoding copper chaperone CopZ, translating to MEKITLSVQGMSCDHCVKAVEGSVGALNGVAAVKVNLKAATVDVEFNQQQVSLDQIKETIDDQGYDVK from the coding sequence ATGGAGAAGATTACTCTAAGCGTACAAGGTATGTCTTGTGACCATTGTGTGAAAGCAGTAGAAGGAAGTGTTGGTGCACTTAACGGAGTTGCCGCTGTAAAGGTAAATTTAAAAGCTGCAACAGTTGATGTGGAATTTAACCAGCAGCAGGTTTCCTTGGATCAAATTAAAGAAACCATCGATGACCAAGGTTACGATGTGAAATAA
- a CDS encoding sulfite exporter TauE/SafE family protein, with amino-acid sequence MYNLFSQISSVLSQPFLNMTNSLEAWPIIFALILGLVGALAPCQLTGNISAITLYGNSSIQKRIVWKDVFSFTLGKIVAFSLLGGLVWLLGKGIEQNLILYFPWLRKIMGPILIIVGLYMLGFIKLRGTITLFKQSTKYKRENQFGSFMLGFSFSLAFCPTMFILFFVTLMPVVLSSPYGFILPSIFALGTALPLLFVILIIWYLGGGGVLMKKGRKFGTSIQRLAGVLMLLLGIFDTLTYWSL; translated from the coding sequence ATGTACAATTTATTTAGTCAAATAAGTTCTGTCTTAAGCCAACCGTTTTTGAATATGACCAATAGTTTAGAAGCCTGGCCGATCATATTTGCATTAATACTAGGACTGGTTGGAGCACTTGCCCCGTGCCAGCTTACGGGAAATATAAGTGCAATCACGCTGTATGGAAACAGTTCGATTCAAAAAAGAATTGTCTGGAAGGATGTTTTCAGTTTTACCTTGGGTAAAATAGTGGCCTTTTCCCTATTAGGCGGATTAGTTTGGCTGCTAGGCAAGGGAATTGAACAAAATCTCATCCTTTATTTTCCGTGGCTTCGGAAAATTATGGGCCCAATCTTAATCATTGTAGGATTATATATGTTGGGTTTTATAAAATTAAGGGGGACTATCACTCTATTTAAACAATCAACAAAGTACAAGCGGGAAAATCAATTCGGTTCTTTCATGCTAGGGTTTAGTTTTTCTTTGGCTTTTTGTCCAACCATGTTTATTTTGTTTTTCGTCACATTAATGCCAGTAGTGCTGTCAAGCCCATATGGCTTTATTCTTCCCTCCATTTTTGCGCTAGGAACTGCGTTACCGCTCTTATTCGTCATTTTGATTATTTGGTATCTTGGTGGTGGTGGTGTATTAATGAAAAAGGGAAGGAAATTTGGCACTAGTATTCAAAGACTGGCTGGGGTCCTAATGCTCCTGTTAGGTATATTTGATACCTTAACGTATTGGTCACTCTAA